One window from the genome of Cucumis melo cultivar AY chromosome 10, USDA_Cmelo_AY_1.0, whole genome shotgun sequence encodes:
- the LOC103495152 gene encoding abscisic acid receptor PYL4, translated as MPTSIQLHRLNPAANPGGGVSATTMNCHRSAAAAAVAVTREKRTITTSSSTSMASLTDAAPVPVPDAVARHHAHDVGPEQCCSAVIQIIDAPVHTVWSVVRRFDNPQAYKHFLKSCDVIDGDGTVGSLRQVQVVSGLPAASSTERLEILDDERHVLSFRVVGGDHRLRNYRSVTTLHAISSSSSSSSSNQNGSRSSTVVVESYAVDVPQGNTKEETCVFVDTIVRCNLQSLAQIAENMAKTS; from the coding sequence ATGCCTACTTCCATTCAGCTTCATCGACTCAATCCGGCCGCCAATCCCGGCGGTGGCGTCTCCGCAACGACCATGAACTGTCACAGGAGCGCGGCGGCCGCAGCAGTGGCCGTGACGCGGGAGAAAAGGACCATCACCACCAGCAGCAGTACTAGCATGGCCTCTTTGACGGACGCGGCTCCAGTACCTGTGCCGGACGCTGTAGCACGGCACCACGCGCACGACGTCGGACCGGAACAGTGTTGCTCCGCCGTGATCCAGATCATCGACGCTCCAGTTCATACGGTGTGGTCTGTAGTGCGACGGTTCGATAATCCACAAGCGTACAAGCACTTTCTGAAAAGCTGTGACGTAATCGACGGTGACGGTACCGTCGGTAGTCTCCGGCAAGTTCAAGTCGTTTCTGGACTTCCGGCTGCTTCGAGCACCGAACGCCTCGAGATTCTAGATGATGAGAGACACGTGTTGAGTTTTCGCGTCGTAGGTGGGGACCATCGCCTACGAAACTACCGATCTGTTACAACACTGCACGCgatttcatcatcatcatcttcttcttcatcaaacCAAAACGGATCCAGATCTTCAACAGTTGTGGTGGAATCTTATGCCGTCGATGTACCACAAGGCAACACGAAAGAAGAAACGTGCGTGTTCGTTGATACTATCGTACGGTGCAATCTTCAATCTCTTGCACAAATCGCTGAAAACATGGCTAAGACCTCctaa